A single window of Methanomassiliicoccaceae archaeon DNA harbors:
- a CDS encoding transketolase encodes MIRLAKSEKELKEVANKLRLDVIEMTSEAGSGHPGGSLSSADLMAVLYFRVMNHRPSDPSWDGRDRFILSKGHVAPILYASLAESGYFPVDELMTLRKINSRLQGHPVRGKVPGVEMSTGSLGQGLSMACGFALAAKMDGKKHRVYCLIGDGELQSGMNWEAAMFASQYKLNNLVAFVDRNRLQISGCTDDVMSIEPLERKWESFGWRVVTVDGHNIGQIINACNWAKRARTRPTVVIMNTIKGKGVSFMENNVAFHGKSCNQEEAVCAENELEEAMRFCR; translated from the coding sequence GTGATAAGGTTGGCCAAAAGCGAAAAGGAGCTAAAGGAAGTCGCAAACAAACTCAGGCTCGATGTCATAGAGATGACGTCCGAGGCCGGGTCCGGGCATCCCGGAGGCTCTCTTTCGTCCGCCGACCTTATGGCCGTGCTCTATTTCAGGGTGATGAACCACCGCCCCTCCGATCCCTCATGGGATGGAAGAGACAGGTTCATACTTTCCAAAGGGCACGTAGCTCCCATATTATATGCATCGCTGGCCGAATCCGGGTACTTCCCGGTCGACGAGCTGATGACTCTCAGAAAGATCAACAGCAGGCTCCAGGGGCACCCGGTGCGCGGGAAGGTCCCCGGGGTCGAGATGTCCACGGGATCGCTGGGACAGGGCCTCAGCATGGCTTGCGGTTTTGCGCTGGCAGCCAAAATGGACGGTAAGAAGCACAGGGTCTACTGTCTTATCGGCGACGGCGAGCTGCAGAGCGGAATGAACTGGGAGGCGGCGATGTTCGCTTCCCAATACAAGCTCAACAACCTTGTGGCTTTCGTGGACCGCAACCGTCTCCAGATATCCGGTTGTACCGACGATGTGATGAGCATAGAGCCACTGGAACGCAAATGGGAGTCGTTCGGATGGAGGGTCGTCACGGTAGACGGCCACAACATCGGACAGATAATCAATGCCTGCAACTGGGCCAAGAGGGCCCGCACCAGGCCCACAGTGGTCATAATGAACACGATAAAAGGCAAAGGCGTCTCGTTCATGGAGAACAATGTGGCCTTCCACGGAAAGAGCTGTAACCAAGAAGAGGCGGTCTGCGCTGAGAACGAACTAGAGGAAGCAATGAGGTTCTGCAGATGA
- a CDS encoding transketolase family protein has product MSQMLAQRDYYGKALRALACREDIVVLDADLAGSTKTSEFQKVCPERFVEVGIAEQNMIGISSGLAAEGKTVFASTFGVFATGRCWEQIRLCAAYPKLNIKIVATHCGISVGEDGATHQALEDISLMRTLPNMTVISPADAYETYAATMAIAEYDGPVYMRMGRSPVPTVSKEGEKFTIGKAKVLLEGKDVSLFGTGQMVFNCIEAAEELRKEGISAEVINVSTIKPLDRETVLASVSGTGCAVTAEEHSIIGGLGSAVSELISEELPSPVQRIGTMDMFGESGSPAELFVKYGLTSSDIAEAARRAIKKKR; this is encoded by the coding sequence ATGAGCCAGATGTTAGCGCAACGCGACTATTACGGAAAGGCGCTCAGGGCCCTCGCATGCCGTGAAGACATAGTGGTATTGGATGCGGACCTGGCAGGTTCGACCAAAACATCGGAGTTCCAGAAGGTCTGTCCCGAAAGGTTCGTCGAGGTCGGCATAGCCGAGCAGAACATGATAGGCATTTCTTCCGGTCTCGCTGCCGAAGGGAAGACTGTTTTCGCATCCACTTTCGGAGTATTCGCGACAGGAAGGTGCTGGGAGCAGATAAGGCTCTGTGCGGCATATCCTAAACTGAACATCAAGATAGTGGCGACCCACTGCGGCATCAGCGTGGGAGAGGACGGCGCGACCCACCAGGCCCTTGAGGACATCTCGCTTATGCGCACTCTTCCGAACATGACGGTCATATCGCCTGCGGACGCGTACGAGACGTACGCGGCGACGATGGCCATAGCCGAATACGACGGACCGGTCTACATGAGGATGGGTCGCTCGCCTGTTCCCACTGTCAGCAAAGAGGGCGAGAAATTTACGATAGGCAAGGCAAAGGTCCTCCTCGAGGGGAAGGACGTTTCTTTGTTCGGTACCGGGCAGATGGTCTTCAATTGCATCGAGGCCGCGGAAGAGCTGAGGAAAGAAGGCATCTCCGCTGAAGTGATCAACGTATCGACGATAAAACCGCTCGACAGAGAAACAGTCCTGGCATCCGTGTCCGGGACTGGGTGTGCCGTCACCGCCGAGGAGCACAGCATCATAGGCGGACTCGGGTCCGCGGTTTCGGAACTGATTTCTGAAGAACTGCCATCGCCCGTTCAGAGGATCGGCACAATGGACATGTTTGGCGAATCCGGGTCCCCTGCCGAGCTTTTTGTAAAGTATGGGCTCACATCCAGCGATATAGCGGAAGCGGCCCGCAGGGCAATAAAGAAAAAGAGATGA
- the fsa gene encoding fructose-6-phosphate aldolase, giving the protein MKIFIDTANLDMIKEINSWGILDGVTTNPSLIAKEGTDVRTRVKEIAQIVDGPISAEAMSPKWEDMVKEGRELSKIHKNINVKLPMCIDSMKAAKVLSSEGIDVNMTLIFSPQQALMAAKAGAKYVSPFIGRLDDIGMYGIDLLNQICGVLGNYDYGTEVIAASIRSPVHVLDAALSGCDIATIPYDILLKMVSHPKTDEGIAKFISDYEKTKKK; this is encoded by the coding sequence ATGAAGATTTTCATAGACACCGCAAATCTGGACATGATCAAGGAGATCAACAGCTGGGGCATACTCGATGGAGTTACCACGAACCCCAGCCTAATCGCTAAGGAAGGCACGGACGTCAGGACACGTGTAAAGGAGATCGCACAGATCGTCGACGGGCCGATATCCGCTGAGGCCATGTCCCCGAAATGGGAAGACATGGTAAAAGAAGGAAGGGAACTGTCTAAGATACACAAGAATATCAACGTGAAGCTGCCGATGTGCATCGACTCGATGAAGGCCGCGAAGGTCCTCTCTTCCGAGGGCATCGATGTCAATATGACGCTGATATTCTCGCCCCAACAGGCGCTGATGGCTGCGAAGGCCGGAGCGAAATACGTCTCTCCGTTCATAGGCCGTCTCGACGACATAGGGATGTACGGCATCGATCTGCTCAACCAGATCTGCGGCGTGCTAGGCAACTACGACTATGGGACGGAAGTGATCGCGGCCAGCATAAGGAGCCCCGTCCACGTTCTGGACGCGGCCCTTTCCGGATGCGACATAGCTACAATTCCATACGATATTCTTCTGAAAATGGTCTCTCACCCGAAGACGGACGAAGGCATCGCCAAGTTCATCTCCGACTACGAGAAGACGAAGAAGAAGTGA
- a CDS encoding NAD(P)/FAD-dependent oxidoreductase, translating to MREAVVIGGGPAGSKAAELLARDRDVLVLEEHRESGTPMECAGLVTDDVIGLSGVRPDILNVLYGANVFFPGGGRISVRSGWPKANVIDRADMDRKMAWKAEDSGAEYRYNERYIGHRVTDRVTVESTNGATECSLIVGADGHSSKVAMSLGTDNGPREYVRGFQMDVRKTYEEQDMINIRLGSKVAPGFFSWEIPFGECVRVGLCTSWSAGPPFEYMRSLLKASGLEDAEVIKKYSGKIPLGGRAKTYGERLMLIGDAAGQVKPISGGGLYPAFRSADALKETADASFGSGDFSIKAMSHYEKRWKAAVGGEMRNGYRLRKAYLKFDDEDFDRAYLATSHESVRSVLDGISLDRPSSVVSQMRIRDMARFLPVVLRAIL from the coding sequence ATGCGCGAAGCCGTCGTAATCGGCGGCGGACCGGCAGGCAGCAAGGCGGCGGAGTTGCTGGCCAGGGACCGCGACGTATTGGTTCTCGAGGAGCACCGCGAATCAGGCACCCCCATGGAATGTGCGGGGCTGGTCACCGACGACGTCATAGGCCTCTCCGGCGTACGCCCGGACATTTTGAACGTACTATACGGGGCCAATGTATTTTTTCCCGGAGGGGGCAGGATATCTGTCAGGTCCGGATGGCCCAAAGCGAACGTGATAGACCGGGCAGACATGGACCGCAAAATGGCATGGAAGGCGGAGGATTCCGGTGCCGAATACAGGTACAACGAACGGTATATCGGCCACAGGGTCACGGACCGCGTCACTGTCGAATCGACAAACGGCGCCACTGAATGTTCTCTCATCGTAGGTGCGGACGGTCACTCTTCCAAGGTGGCGATGTCGCTCGGAACCGACAACGGGCCAAGGGAGTACGTTCGCGGATTCCAGATGGACGTACGTAAGACGTATGAAGAGCAGGACATGATCAATATCAGGCTGGGTTCGAAAGTGGCCCCCGGGTTCTTCTCATGGGAGATCCCCTTCGGCGAATGCGTCCGCGTGGGGCTCTGCACATCTTGGTCTGCCGGACCCCCCTTTGAATACATGAGGTCGTTGTTGAAGGCATCCGGCCTGGAAGATGCAGAAGTCATAAAGAAATATTCGGGAAAAATCCCTCTGGGGGGACGGGCTAAGACATATGGCGAGCGCCTCATGCTCATAGGAGACGCCGCCGGGCAGGTCAAACCGATATCCGGAGGAGGTCTATATCCCGCGTTCAGGTCCGCGGATGCGCTCAAGGAGACGGCCGACGCATCGTTCGGATCGGGCGACTTTTCAATAAAGGCAATGTCTCACTACGAAAAAAGATGGAAGGCAGCGGTAGGCGGAGAGATGCGCAACGGTTACAGGCTTAGGAAAGCATACCTGAAATTTGATGATGAAGATTTTGACAGAGCCTACCTTGCCACATCCCACGAATCTGTACGGAGCGTGCTGGACGGAATAAGTTTGGACAGACCCAGCTCTGTAGTTTCGCAAATGAGGATCAGGGACATGGCGAGGTTCCTGCCGGTGGTCCTGAGGGCTATATTATGA
- a CDS encoding class I SAM-dependent methyltransferase family protein, with translation MKKVTAAMVPQDIASEIIPELISEGIADRTAKISKAGKFKLVPIVHERIAEAQARFELCETTAYSIERMTPQGRISDVLAHFPEEIRSVLPMKWEFVGDVAIIKLPDICIGYKEEIGRAYADVLGVKTVCADISGISGEFRRPSTQLIYGTATESVRLENGILYDFDVTRVMFASGNTDERMRMRVTDCTGETVVDMFAGIGYFTLPIAKFSGARRVFACEKNPESYRFLLKNVKLNGVIDKVIPMLGDNRSIPGQCFADRIIMGYVQTTSAFLPKAMSMIRPGGTIHYHDTFPTGEQEQRISRIFSEVCNDFDILGIREVKSFAPSVSHYVADVRISDRFA, from the coding sequence ATGAAAAAGGTTACTGCGGCAATGGTGCCCCAGGACATAGCTTCAGAAATCATCCCTGAGCTAATATCCGAAGGAATAGCCGACAGGACGGCAAAGATCTCCAAGGCAGGTAAATTCAAGCTTGTACCCATAGTTCATGAAAGGATCGCAGAAGCGCAGGCAAGGTTCGAACTCTGCGAAACAACGGCATATTCCATAGAAAGAATGACTCCTCAGGGAAGGATATCTGACGTGCTGGCACATTTTCCTGAAGAAATCAGGTCAGTCCTGCCGATGAAATGGGAGTTTGTCGGCGATGTGGCGATAATAAAGCTTCCCGACATATGTATAGGTTACAAAGAGGAGATAGGGCGGGCATATGCGGACGTCCTAGGGGTTAAAACAGTGTGCGCCGATATTTCGGGCATATCGGGTGAATTCAGAAGACCCAGCACCCAATTAATTTATGGTACCGCGACCGAGTCCGTAAGGCTGGAGAACGGCATATTGTATGATTTCGATGTTACACGTGTGATGTTCGCGTCAGGGAATACCGATGAAAGGATGAGGATGCGCGTAACAGACTGCACCGGAGAAACCGTTGTCGATATGTTCGCAGGCATAGGGTACTTTACTCTGCCGATAGCCAAATTCTCAGGTGCCAGGAGGGTTTTCGCATGTGAGAAGAATCCTGAATCCTACAGATTCCTGCTGAAGAACGTAAAGCTCAACGGGGTCATTGACAAAGTGATCCCCATGCTGGGCGATAACCGCAGCATTCCGGGTCAGTGTTTCGCCGACAGGATAATCATGGGATACGTACAGACTACCTCCGCGTTCCTTCCGAAGGCCATGTCGATGATACGCCCCGGCGGAACAATACACTATCACGACACGTTCCCTACAGGCGAACAAGAGCAACGCATAAGCAGGATCTTTTCTGAAGTATGCAACGATTTCGATATACTGGGTATAAGGGAGGTCAAATCCTTTGCCCCGTCCGTATCCCACTATGTCGCGGACGTCAGGATCTCAGACAGATTCGCCTGA
- a CDS encoding ribonuclease III domain-containing protein gives MDVLGQHKRAIRELLAKPPFGYRNIPDNDLELFASALVHDSYSNEAGNMCNNERLEFLGDAVLEFVACEHIYRNTDLTEGRMTGLKQEIVRNRNISEAVIAYGIGLDEILLVGGGHTDPMTKRPIVNENMRADAFEALLAAIYLTYGIEDVRRIVQEVLVVR, from the coding sequence GTGGACGTATTAGGGCAGCATAAGAGGGCGATCAGGGAGCTCCTTGCGAAGCCGCCGTTCGGCTACAGGAACATCCCGGACAACGACCTGGAGCTTTTTGCTTCCGCACTTGTTCATGACAGTTATTCCAACGAGGCCGGCAACATGTGCAACAACGAAAGGCTGGAGTTCCTCGGCGATGCGGTTCTGGAGTTCGTCGCCTGCGAGCACATCTATAGAAACACGGATCTGACCGAGGGGAGGATGACAGGACTGAAACAGGAGATCGTCCGTAACCGCAACATATCCGAGGCGGTCATTGCCTACGGGATCGGGCTGGACGAGATACTTCTCGTTGGCGGGGGGCACACAGACCCCATGACGAAGAGGCCTATAGTAAACGAGAACATGAGGGCCGATGCGTTCGAAGCACTGCTGGCCGCAATCTACCTGACCTATGGGATCGAAGATGTCCGAAGGATAGTCCAGGAAGTCCTTGTAGTGCGCTAG
- a CDS encoding ribose 1,5-bisphosphate isomerase, which produces MAEIIENTAESIRNMTIRGAGRIARAGASAMGDFAMDYKGTSLEDFRRDIKKSADVLIASRPTAVSLWNGVRATMRGLSTVSTLQEARDTVSSNAVEFVEISARAVATIAKIGANRIKSGDVIMTHCNSSAAIGVIKEAHRQGKDIKVYATESRPWRQGIITVKELAEAGIDTTLIVDSAVRTVMKEVDKVFVGADTITSHGALINKIGTSQLALAAHEARVQFYVCSETYKFSPATIFGDMVTIEERSLDEVVKKGEIPESVKIFNPVFDSTPAAYIDAIITDVGMIHPGAVYEVMVRQLGDSLFEE; this is translated from the coding sequence GTGGCAGAAATCATTGAAAATACGGCGGAATCCATCAGAAACATGACCATTCGAGGTGCCGGGAGGATTGCACGTGCCGGAGCTTCCGCAATGGGCGATTTCGCCATGGATTACAAGGGCACGTCGCTGGAAGATTTTCGCCGCGACATCAAGAAAAGCGCCGACGTCCTGATAGCATCCCGCCCCACGGCAGTTTCTCTTTGGAACGGGGTCAGGGCGACAATGAGGGGTCTGTCCACCGTATCGACACTACAGGAGGCAAGAGATACGGTCTCTTCCAACGCCGTAGAGTTCGTCGAGATATCGGCCAGAGCCGTGGCGACGATAGCCAAGATCGGTGCCAATCGCATCAAGTCCGGCGACGTTATAATGACGCACTGCAACAGCAGCGCAGCGATCGGCGTCATCAAAGAAGCCCACCGTCAGGGCAAGGACATTAAGGTCTATGCGACCGAATCCCGCCCATGGAGGCAGGGAATAATCACAGTCAAAGAGCTTGCCGAAGCAGGAATAGATACCACCCTGATAGTCGACAGCGCCGTGCGGACGGTCATGAAGGAAGTGGACAAGGTATTCGTGGGCGCTGACACAATAACTTCCCATGGCGCGCTTATCAATAAGATCGGCACGTCGCAGCTGGCACTTGCCGCGCACGAAGCCAGGGTGCAGTTCTATGTCTGCAGTGAAACATACAAATTCTCACCGGCGACCATTTTCGGCGATATGGTGACTATCGAGGAGCGTAGCCTCGACGAGGTCGTCAAAAAGGGGGAGATCCCCGAATCCGTAAAGATATTCAACCCTGTTTTCGACAGCACGCCTGCGGCATACATAGATGCGATAATAACCGATGTAGGGATGATACATCCGGGCGCAGTCTACGAAGTGATGGTCAGACAGCTCGGCGACAGCCTTTTTGAGGAGTGA
- a CDS encoding RuBisCO large subunit C-terminal-like domain-containing protein produces the protein MAGFSYLHLGEEADPATDVVCKYRVTTDLPIEKAAEAIAAEQSTGTWTGISTLTEKTLANYGARVLAIEGDLVTIAFPDVDFSIEVGGIPQILSVVSGNLYGLEALKAVRFEDIEFPRSIRSMYNGPRFGAEGLRKILGRPEKPLIGTIVKPKIGLSPKETAEYVYEAGAGGLTNSKDDETLVDQKFCPMQDRTIAVAESLDRLASEGHRMVHAVNVSTNGDKILEVAERAQGWGAKQLMVDVITCGFGAVQALAEDPSIKVPIHVHRTMHGAMTKNPEHGIAMLPMVKIIRMCGGDALHIGTLGAGKMSGDIEGDHDNLDACLDPSSQYRTVMPVCSGGVYPGMLEKMVRASGLNVQIQAGGGVAGHPGGVRSGAMAMSQAVSAIYDGIPLKEYAKDHKELAQALEKWGLKE, from the coding sequence ATGGCAGGATTTTCATATCTGCATCTGGGAGAGGAGGCGGACCCGGCAACCGATGTGGTCTGCAAATACCGTGTCACGACAGATCTTCCGATAGAGAAGGCGGCAGAGGCCATTGCGGCCGAGCAGTCCACTGGAACATGGACAGGCATATCCACGCTGACCGAGAAAACCCTTGCGAACTATGGGGCCAGGGTTCTGGCCATAGAAGGGGACCTGGTTACGATAGCATTCCCTGACGTCGATTTCAGCATAGAGGTCGGAGGTATACCGCAGATACTCAGCGTGGTATCGGGGAACCTTTATGGGCTCGAGGCCCTCAAAGCGGTCAGATTCGAGGACATAGAATTTCCGAGGAGCATCAGGTCGATGTACAACGGGCCGAGGTTCGGTGCGGAAGGTCTGAGGAAGATACTCGGACGCCCCGAGAAGCCGCTGATCGGAACCATCGTTAAGCCAAAGATAGGGCTATCGCCGAAGGAGACGGCCGAATACGTCTATGAGGCCGGGGCGGGAGGACTGACCAACAGCAAGGACGACGAGACACTCGTGGACCAGAAGTTCTGCCCGATGCAGGACCGCACTATAGCGGTGGCCGAATCTCTCGACAGGCTTGCCAGCGAGGGCCACAGGATGGTGCACGCGGTTAACGTAAGCACCAACGGCGACAAGATACTCGAAGTGGCCGAAAGGGCCCAGGGCTGGGGGGCCAAGCAGCTTATGGTCGATGTGATAACATGCGGGTTCGGGGCGGTTCAGGCCCTTGCCGAGGACCCTTCGATAAAGGTGCCGATCCATGTCCACAGGACGATGCATGGTGCAATGACAAAAAATCCGGAGCACGGGATAGCGATGCTTCCAATGGTCAAGATCATAAGGATGTGCGGAGGAGATGCGTTGCACATCGGGACGCTGGGAGCAGGCAAGATGTCCGGCGACATCGAAGGAGACCACGACAACCTTGATGCGTGTCTCGACCCCTCTTCGCAATACAGGACTGTAATGCCCGTATGTTCCGGAGGAGTATACCCCGGAATGCTGGAGAAGATGGTACGCGCGTCAGGACTAAACGTCCAGATACAGGCGGGAGGAGGCGTGGCAGGGCATCCCGGCGGAGTGAGGAGCGGAGCGATGGCCATGTCCCAGGCGGTCAGTGCTATTTACGACGGGATACCTCTGAAGGAATACGCCAAGGATCACAAGGAACTCGCACAGGCACTTGAAAAATGGGGGCTTAAAGAATGA
- a CDS encoding AMP phosphorylase, whose product MKLNVKYFDVDSSEPTVLMHDDDCEEIGVKENDRVRLENKGFATALVSRTDTLVERGTILVPAKTMAAIGAKDGYTVSVEFAQSPESVRSIRKKMDGEVLSKDEIFGIVRDILDTKLSKIEISAWLTSLYINGMCIDEIADFATAMVDTGERIVFDRKPVYDFHSMGGVPGNKVTPIVVSIVAAAGLMLPKTSSRAISSACGTSDFVETFCDVELSSERLKEVAEKIGGVLAWGGAINLAPVDDLVIKIEHPLGINPRAQMLASIVSKKLAIGAEYLLIDIPMGAGTKVPTIEAARTYARDFMDLGDKLGIHVECAITYADQPVGSAVGPNLEARECIRILEGQGHPASVAEKACELAGIILEMSGMSNGNVKAREILDSGEALKKFRQIVDAQGGDCNVKSEDLKPGQFMAEFRSPKSGYVHGIKNKDIVAVAKAAGSPNDKGAGLLLFRKKGQRVEAGEVLMEIYADNEAKLQRAMVLAERYQPVDIEGMLIKRMSVPNVKR is encoded by the coding sequence ATGAAACTGAATGTAAAATATTTCGATGTGGACTCGTCCGAGCCGACGGTCCTGATGCATGACGACGACTGCGAGGAGATCGGGGTCAAAGAGAACGACCGGGTGAGGCTTGAGAACAAAGGTTTTGCAACAGCCCTGGTCAGCAGGACGGATACGCTGGTCGAGCGGGGCACCATATTGGTGCCCGCAAAGACGATGGCGGCCATAGGGGCCAAGGACGGCTACACGGTATCCGTCGAGTTCGCACAATCTCCCGAGTCGGTACGCAGCATACGTAAAAAGATGGACGGAGAGGTTCTTTCCAAGGACGAGATATTCGGTATCGTCCGCGATATACTGGACACAAAGCTGTCCAAGATCGAGATATCCGCATGGCTGACGTCCCTTTACATAAACGGGATGTGCATCGACGAGATCGCCGACTTCGCCACTGCGATGGTCGATACCGGGGAGAGGATAGTCTTCGACAGAAAGCCAGTATATGACTTCCATAGCATGGGAGGGGTCCCCGGTAACAAGGTCACGCCGATAGTAGTGTCCATCGTTGCCGCCGCGGGCCTAATGTTACCGAAGACGTCTTCGCGCGCGATAAGCAGCGCCTGCGGAACTTCCGACTTCGTAGAGACGTTCTGCGACGTGGAACTTTCGTCAGAACGTCTGAAGGAGGTCGCCGAGAAGATCGGAGGGGTCCTCGCATGGGGCGGGGCCATCAACCTTGCGCCCGTGGACGACCTGGTCATAAAAATCGAGCACCCGCTGGGGATAAACCCGCGCGCCCAGATGTTGGCTTCCATAGTGAGCAAGAAGCTCGCCATCGGCGCAGAATATCTGCTTATCGATATACCGATGGGAGCAGGCACAAAGGTCCCGACCATCGAGGCCGCCCGTACCTACGCGAGGGACTTCATGGACCTGGGCGACAAGCTGGGAATACATGTCGAATGCGCGATAACATATGCCGACCAGCCTGTGGGAAGCGCGGTCGGGCCCAACCTGGAGGCGAGGGAATGCATACGCATACTGGAGGGCCAGGGGCATCCTGCCAGTGTCGCGGAGAAGGCATGTGAGCTCGCCGGGATCATACTGGAGATGAGCGGGATGTCCAACGGCAACGTCAAGGCGAGAGAGATCCTCGACTCCGGAGAGGCGCTAAAGAAGTTCAGACAGATCGTAGACGCCCAGGGCGGTGACTGCAACGTAAAGTCCGAAGACCTCAAGCCGGGGCAGTTCATGGCGGAGTTCAGGTCCCCGAAGAGCGGATACGTTCACGGGATTAAGAACAAGGATATCGTAGCCGTCGCGAAGGCTGCCGGATCCCCCAACGACAAGGGGGCCGGCCTGCTGCTGTTCCGCAAGAAAGGACAGAGGGTCGAGGCAGGGGAAGTTCTGATGGAGATATACGCGGACAACGAAGCCAAGCTGCAGCGCGCAATGGTCCTGGCCGAAAGATACCAGCCTGTGGACATCGAAGGTATGTTGATCAAACGCATGTCGGTACCAAATGTAAAAAGATGA
- a CDS encoding polysaccharide deacetylase family protein: MRSFCFTVDVDRDANIPVPGMSQAGSYNRGLGTAPRFKSSGEGIGTLTGILDEMGVNATYFAEARTLSNIGAQHLAGREVGIHGFDHEDFTGTFPPGGKKEVLSKACETVEDLTGKRPRCSRMPYMKMSEEVPSILAEIGIKYDSSKYQPMEKEIIPYKLGGVLEFPVPVGRDASDKKIVGYLWPMHEGKRSPEDYVEMASRLENGVFILATHSWHMSEFIDGGIISKHAAKENTDNVREAIAGILDMGFAAETLPEAAKHYDVR, encoded by the coding sequence ATGAGGTCCTTCTGCTTTACCGTCGATGTAGACAGGGATGCCAACATCCCCGTACCCGGAATGAGCCAGGCCGGCTCATACAACAGGGGCCTCGGCACCGCGCCCAGGTTCAAGTCCTCCGGCGAGGGGATCGGAACGCTTACAGGGATACTGGACGAGATGGGCGTAAATGCCACATATTTCGCCGAGGCGAGAACGCTGTCGAACATCGGCGCCCAGCATCTGGCCGGGCGCGAGGTGGGCATACACGGTTTCGACCACGAGGATTTCACCGGTACTTTTCCACCGGGAGGGAAAAAGGAGGTCCTTTCAAAGGCATGCGAAACCGTCGAGGATCTTACAGGTAAAAGACCCAGATGTTCAAGGATGCCTTATATGAAGATGTCCGAGGAGGTCCCTTCCATACTTGCCGAGATCGGGATAAAGTACGACTCTTCAAAGTACCAGCCGATGGAAAAAGAGATTATTCCTTACAAGCTGGGCGGAGTGCTGGAATTCCCGGTACCGGTTGGCAGGGACGCCTCAGACAAAAAGATAGTCGGGTACCTCTGGCCGATGCATGAGGGAAAGCGTTCTCCGGAGGACTACGTCGAGATGGCCTCCCGCCTGGAGAACGGAGTATTCATACTAGCAACACACAGCTGGCACATGTCGGAATTCATAGACGGCGGGATTATTTCCAAACATGCTGCGAAAGAGAACACAGATAATGTCCGAGAAGCGATAGCCGGGATACTGGATATGGGATTCGCGGCCGAGACCCTGCCCGAGGCGGCAAAGCATTACGACGTGCGCTAA
- a CDS encoding tetrahydrofolate dehydrogenase/cyclohydrolase catalytic domain-containing protein: protein MTAELILGKEISQEIYGELEARIAALKKKGITPGLAVVLVGDDPASQTYVRMKGKMCQELGMHSDTIIMPGNTSQADLLARVGALNKNPDIHGFLIQLPLPKHIDEQAVINAIDPSKDVDCFHPFNVGRMLVGDPEFLPATPAGVQQLLIRSGIQTDGKHVVVVGRSNIVGKPMAAMMMQKAEGANSTVTVVHSRTKDIGSITRQADILIVAMGRAGFITPDMVKEGVVVIDVGTNHIPDPNSKKGTRLVGDVDENVKEKASAITPVPGGVGPMTICMLMSNTVHAAERTYERKCSQ, encoded by the coding sequence ATGACCGCCGAACTTATCCTAGGTAAAGAGATCTCCCAGGAGATATACGGGGAGCTCGAGGCCAGGATAGCCGCGCTGAAGAAAAAAGGCATCACTCCGGGACTCGCCGTGGTACTTGTCGGCGACGATCCGGCATCCCAGACATACGTTCGCATGAAAGGCAAGATGTGCCAGGAACTGGGGATGCATTCGGACACGATAATCATGCCCGGGAACACGAGCCAGGCAGATCTTCTCGCCAGGGTAGGTGCCCTCAACAAAAACCCTGACATCCATGGATTCCTCATACAGCTTCCGCTACCGAAGCACATAGATGAGCAGGCGGTGATAAACGCCATAGACCCATCTAAGGACGTGGACTGCTTCCATCCCTTCAACGTCGGAAGGATGCTAGTCGGAGACCCCGAATTCCTTCCCGCGACGCCGGCCGGCGTCCAGCAACTTCTTATCCGCTCCGGGATCCAGACCGACGGGAAGCACGTAGTGGTAGTGGGAAGGAGCAACATCGTCGGGAAACCGATGGCGGCGATGATGATGCAGAAGGCCGAAGGGGCAAACTCCACTGTCACAGTGGTTCACTCCAGGACCAAAGATATCGGCTCGATTACCCGTCAGGCGGATATACTCATCGTGGCGATGGGAAGAGCGGGTTTCATAACTCCCGATATGGTTAAAGAGGGAGTGGTCGTCATAGACGTGGGGACAAACCACATACCCGACCCGAACTCCAAAAAGGGAACGCGTCTCGTAGGAGACGTCGACGAGAATGTGAAAGAGAAGGCGTCGGCCATAACGCCGGTCCCCGGCGGCGTCGGCCCGATGACGATTTGTATGCTCATGTCCAACACCGTCCATGCGGCGGAGAGGACTTACGAGAGGAAGTGCAGTCAATGA